In Humulus lupulus chromosome 6, drHumLupu1.1, whole genome shotgun sequence, a single genomic region encodes these proteins:
- the LOC133782955 gene encoding leucine aminopeptidase 1-like yields the protein MVAIVVSLASTLFTVAASSSPSSTSFLTKLRSAPSLRISFAVTPLGCRRGKLMAHTIARATLGLTQPSPIESPKISFAAKEIDVTEWKGDILAVGVTEKDFTKDENSKFENPILKKLDSHLGGLLAEVSSEEDFTGKAGQSTVVRLPGLGSKRVGLIGLGQSASTTAAFRGLGEAVAAAAKAAQASDVAIVLASSESLSAESKLTTASAIVSGTVLGSHDDTRYRSESKKSNLKSVDILGLGSGPELEKKLKYAEDVSSGIIFGKELVNSPANVLTPGVLAQEASKIAAAYSDVLSAKILDVEQCKELKMGSYLAVAAASANPAHFIHLTYKPPGGPVKAKLALVGKGLTFDSGGYNIKTGPGCSIELMKFDMGGSAAVLGAAKAIGQIKPPGVEVHFIVAACENMISGTGMRPGDVVTASNGKTIEVNNTDAEGRLTLADALVYACNQGVDKIVDLATLTGACVVALGPSIAGIFTPSDDLAKEVVAASEAGGEKLWRLPMEESYWESMKSGIADMVNTGGRPGGSITAALFLKQFVDEKVQWMHIDMAGPVWNDKKRTATGFGISTLVEWVVKNSS from the exons ATGGTAGCCATTGTTGTGTCCTTGGCTTCTACGTTATTCACTGTCGCTgcttcttcttctccatcttctACCTCTTTTTTAACCAAATTGCGTTCTGCTCCTAGTCTTAGAATTTCTTTTGCAGTTACACCCTTGGGTTGTCGCAGAGGAAAGCTCATGGCTCACACCATTGCTAGGGCCACTCTTGGCCTCACTCAGCCTTCTCCCATTGAATCCCCAAAG ATCTCCTTTGCTGCGAAAGAGATCGACGTGACAGAATGGAAGGGAGACATACTTGCTGTTGGGGTAACAGAAAAGGACTTCACAAAAGATGAGAACAGCAAGTTTGAGAACCCCATATTGAAGAAGCTAGATTCTCACTTGGGTGGTCTATTGGCTGAAGTTTCCTCTGAGGAGGATTTCACTGGAAAGGCTGGCCAGTCAACGGTTGTTAGACTTCCTGGTCTTGGCTCAAAGAGGGTCGGTTTGATCGGGCTTGGACAGTCTGCTTCAACTACAGCGGCCTTCCGGGGTCTCGGTGAGGCTGTTGCTGCCGCAGCCAAAGCTGCTCAAGCAAGTGATGTTGCTATAGTGCTTGCTTCCTCTGAGAGTCTTTCTGCTGAATCTAAACTTACCACAGCTTCAGCGATTGTATCTG GAACTGTATTGGGGTCCCATGATGATACTAGGTACCGATCAGAGTCGAAGAAATCGAACCTTAAATCTGTGGACATTCTTGGTCTTGGAAGCGGTCCCGAGTTAGAGAAGAAGCTCAAATATGCTGAAGATGTTTCTTCTGGAATAATTTTTGGGAAAGAGCTTGTGAATTCACCGGCCAATGTACTCACACCTG GAGTGCTTGCCCAAGAGGCCTCGAAGATTGCTGCGGCCTACAGTGATGTTCTATCTGCAAAAATACTGGATGTAGAGCAATGTAAAGAATTGAAAATGGGTTCCTACTTGGCTGTTGCTGCTGCCTCAGCAAATCCCGCACATTTTATTCATTTGACTTACAAGCCTCCAGGTGGACCTGTAAAGGCCAAGTTGGCATTAGTCGGAAAAGGGCTTACTTTTGACAG TGGTGGCTACAACATCAAGACTGGACCTGGCTGCTCTATTGAGCTCATGAAATTTGACATGGGTGGTTCAGCTGCAGTCTTAGGTGCCGCTAAAGCTATTGGTCAAATCAAACCCCCTGGTGTAGAG GTTCACTTCATTGTTGCAGCTTGCGAGAATATGATTAGTGGAACAGGCATGAGACCTGGGGATGTTGTGACAGCCTCAAATGGAAAGACCATTGAA GTCAATAATACTGATGCTGAAGGCAGACTTACACTGGCAGATGCTTTGGTATATGCTTGTAACCAAGGTGTTGACAAG ATTGTTGATTTGGCAACTTTAACTGGTGCTTGCGTAGTTGCTCTTGGACCATCAATTGCAG GTATCTTCACACCCAGTGATGACCTGGCTAAGGAGGTAGTTGCAGCTTCTGAAGCTGGTGGGGAGAAACTTTGGAGATTGCCAATGGAGGAAAGTTATTGGGAGTCGATGAAATCAGGAATAGCTGATATGGTCAATACTGGTGGTCGTCCAGGTGGTTCTATTACTGCAGCTCTCTTCTTGAAACAG TTTGTGGATGAAAAAGTACAGTGGATGCACATCGACATGGCCGGCCCAGTTTGGAATGACAAGAAGCGCACTGCCACAGGGTTTGGCATTTCTACTCTGGTTGAATGGGTTGTGAAGAACTCCTCTTAG